Proteins encoded within one genomic window of Arachis ipaensis cultivar K30076 chromosome B08, Araip1.1, whole genome shotgun sequence:
- the LOC110265928 gene encoding uncharacterized protein LOC110265928 has protein sequence MATATRSADGDKVGRELLFCVRLSLFFVGDATPRNGSDDGARTATATGGTATSSSSCSWLGLVSLLWFLSQWSDLNGDGGATKAQRRYSKLHERRRQSPQQQRSWVQQLHSLLISFSLRRGNDSDGGTQPASAVLFSFSLSCPCVSLSGTECVTLKKVKDGWGCG, from the coding sequence ATGGCGACGGCAACCCGCAGCGCTGACGGTGACAAGGTTGGTCGCGAGCTTCTCTTCTGCGTGCGTCTCTCTCTATTCTTCGTCGGTGACGCGACTCCACGGAACGGCAGCGACGACGGAGCACGAACAGCGACGGCGACGGGAGGCACAGCGACGTCTTCTTCCTCCTGCTCTTGGCTCGGGCTCGTCTCCCTCCTCTGGTTCCTTTCGCAATGGTCCGACTTAAACGGCGATGGAGGCGCGACGAAGGCACAGCGGCGCTACTCGAAGCTCCATGAACGGCGGCGACAAAGCCCTCAGCAGCAGCGATCCTGGGTTCAGCAACTGCACTCTCTGTTGATCTCTTTCTCCCTCAGACGTGGCAACGACAGCGACGGCGGCACCCAACCCGCCAGCGCCgtcctcttctccttctccctctcTTGTCCGTGTGTGAGTTTGAGTGGGACTGAGTGTGTTACGCTGAAGAAGGTAAAAGATGGGTGGGGGTGCGGCTGA
- the LOC107613065 gene encoding uncharacterized protein LOC107613065 isoform X2 produces the protein MAGSGLTSLGRVKLTDLVPLEGLPSDAYKISVSILSQSLAQFSAVIVQFPESDGSLLRSGLESARLYFHQRESYPPADIIHTAESREWCKTSGYYADPHLWQESYDYRPGLTPSEPNNSIEFPPAGLQDMFASFGKAARHILDAISFHLNLRSSPFAEILDNVPLRNREISSSVLSVCCHARPSFQEPQHHNIATQEDGQIVMYPDQDHHVDKGLLSIVKSDKAGLQVRDFQGRWILVDGDLGPQEAVVYPGLALYQATAGYVSPALHKTEINMEPNMYGRCSLAFKLLPKSMTNLDCSEMRAAGYGIEAQFQLPVPVDDFMQRSHQTDHIFSRPGFQCFNFPPTNDGSGKTIRRRKQNPKSKPLPPSKRLRLEAQRVLKERVQDIADKKGIKLRFCNLKECENHIHALDSPCANIRLEIGWPPGVPFVHPHDLPNKAKLGFLEAYEPGWTEAHQNLDRNQSP, from the exons ATGGCAGGCAGTGGCCTGACGTCTTTGGGTCGTGTGAAGCTCACTGATTTAGTTCCTTTGGAAGGGTTGCCATCTGATGCCTATAAAATATCAGTTTCAATTTTGTCACAATCATTGGCTCAGTTTTCAGCTGTCATTGTCCAATTTCCAGAAAGTGACGGGTCTCTTCTAAGATCTGGTTTAGAATCTGCCCGCCTCTATTTCCATCAAAGAGAATCATACCCCCCTGCAGATATAATCCATACCGCTGAGTCTCGGGAGTGGTGCAAAACATCTGGTTATTATGCAGATCCTCATTTATGGCAAGAAAGCTATGATTATAGACCGGGATTAACTCCTTCAGAACCAAACAACTCAATTGAGTTCCCTCCTGCTGGTTTGCAAGATATGTTTGCTTCATTTGGAAAAGCAGCAAGGCATATTCTGGATGCAATTAGCTTCCATTTGAATTTGCGTAGCTCGCCGTTTGCTGAAATACTGGATAATGTTCCCCTTAGAAATAGGGAAATTTCTTCTTCAGTCTTATCTGTTTGCTGTCATGCTAGGCCATCATTTCAGGAGCCACAGCATCATAATATAGCTACTCAAGAGGATGGCCAAATTGTTATGTATCCTGACCAGGATCACCATGTTGATAAAGGCTTGCTATCTATTGTCAAGTCTGACAAGGCTGGTTTACAGGTAAGAGACTTTCAAGGTCGATGGATTCTTGTGGATGGAGATCTTGGACCTCAGGAAGCTGTTGTTTATCCTGGTCTTGCTCTCTATCAAGCCACTGCAGGGTATGTAAGCCCTGCATTGCACAAAACTGAGATTAATATGGAGCCTAATATGTATGGACGATGTTCTTTAGCCTTCAAACTTCTGCCTAAATCAATGACCAATCTTGATTGTTCAGAAATGAGAGCGGCAGGTTATGGAATTGAAGCTCAGTTCCAGCTCCCCGTTCCAGTGGATGATTTTATGCAAAGATCTCATCAAACTGATCATATTTTTAGTAGGCCTGGTTTCCAGTGCTTCAATTTTCCACCGACAAATGATG GATCCGGGAAGACTATAAGGAGGAGGAAGCAAAATCCTAAAAGCAAACCTCTGCCACCTTCCAAGCGACTAAGGCTTGAGGCACAACGAGTTTTGAAAGAAAGGGTCCAAGATATTGCAGATAAAAAAGGCATCAAGCTGCGGTTCTGTAATCTCAAAGAATGTGAAAATCACATCCATGCCTTAGACAGCCCATGTGCGAATATACGATTGGAGATAGGGTGGCCACCTGGAGTTCCATTTGTCCACCCCCATGATTTGCCTAACAAGGCAAAGTTGGGTTTTCTTGAGGCATATGAACCTGGTTGGACAGAAGCCCATCAAAACTTGGACAG GAATCAATCACCCTGA
- the LOC107613065 gene encoding uncharacterized protein LOC107613065 isoform X1, with the protein MAGSGLTSLGRVKLTDLVPLEGLPSDAYKISVSILSQSLAQFSAVIVQFPESDGSLLRSGLESARLYFHQRESYPPADIIHTAESREWCKTSGYYADPHLWQESYDYRPGLTPSEPNNSIEFPPAGLQDMFASFGKAARHILDAISFHLNLRSSPFAEILDNVPLRNREISSSVLSVCCHARPSFQEPQHHNIATQEDGQIVMYPDQDHHVDKGLLSIVKSDKAGLQVRDFQGRWILVDGDLGPQEAVVYPGLALYQATAGYVSPALHKTEINMEPNMYGRCSLAFKLLPKSMTNLDCSEMRAAGYGIEAQFQLPVPVDDFMQRSHQTDHIFSRPGFQCFNFPPTNDGSGKTIRRRKQNPKSKPLPPSKRLRLEAQRVLKERVQDIADKKGIKLRFCNLKECENHIHALDSPCANIRLEIGWPPGVPFVHPHDLPNKAKLGFLEAYEPGWTEAHQNLDRLVNTRLTLTESITLISSIWGTCDQVVKFLGG; encoded by the exons ATGGCAGGCAGTGGCCTGACGTCTTTGGGTCGTGTGAAGCTCACTGATTTAGTTCCTTTGGAAGGGTTGCCATCTGATGCCTATAAAATATCAGTTTCAATTTTGTCACAATCATTGGCTCAGTTTTCAGCTGTCATTGTCCAATTTCCAGAAAGTGACGGGTCTCTTCTAAGATCTGGTTTAGAATCTGCCCGCCTCTATTTCCATCAAAGAGAATCATACCCCCCTGCAGATATAATCCATACCGCTGAGTCTCGGGAGTGGTGCAAAACATCTGGTTATTATGCAGATCCTCATTTATGGCAAGAAAGCTATGATTATAGACCGGGATTAACTCCTTCAGAACCAAACAACTCAATTGAGTTCCCTCCTGCTGGTTTGCAAGATATGTTTGCTTCATTTGGAAAAGCAGCAAGGCATATTCTGGATGCAATTAGCTTCCATTTGAATTTGCGTAGCTCGCCGTTTGCTGAAATACTGGATAATGTTCCCCTTAGAAATAGGGAAATTTCTTCTTCAGTCTTATCTGTTTGCTGTCATGCTAGGCCATCATTTCAGGAGCCACAGCATCATAATATAGCTACTCAAGAGGATGGCCAAATTGTTATGTATCCTGACCAGGATCACCATGTTGATAAAGGCTTGCTATCTATTGTCAAGTCTGACAAGGCTGGTTTACAGGTAAGAGACTTTCAAGGTCGATGGATTCTTGTGGATGGAGATCTTGGACCTCAGGAAGCTGTTGTTTATCCTGGTCTTGCTCTCTATCAAGCCACTGCAGGGTATGTAAGCCCTGCATTGCACAAAACTGAGATTAATATGGAGCCTAATATGTATGGACGATGTTCTTTAGCCTTCAAACTTCTGCCTAAATCAATGACCAATCTTGATTGTTCAGAAATGAGAGCGGCAGGTTATGGAATTGAAGCTCAGTTCCAGCTCCCCGTTCCAGTGGATGATTTTATGCAAAGATCTCATCAAACTGATCATATTTTTAGTAGGCCTGGTTTCCAGTGCTTCAATTTTCCACCGACAAATGATG GATCCGGGAAGACTATAAGGAGGAGGAAGCAAAATCCTAAAAGCAAACCTCTGCCACCTTCCAAGCGACTAAGGCTTGAGGCACAACGAGTTTTGAAAGAAAGGGTCCAAGATATTGCAGATAAAAAAGGCATCAAGCTGCGGTTCTGTAATCTCAAAGAATGTGAAAATCACATCCATGCCTTAGACAGCCCATGTGCGAATATACGATTGGAGATAGGGTGGCCACCTGGAGTTCCATTTGTCCACCCCCATGATTTGCCTAACAAGGCAAAGTTGGGTTTTCTTGAGGCATATGAACCTGGTTGGACAGAAGCCCATCAAAACTTGGACAGGCTAGTCAACACTCGGCTAACTTTAACA GAATCAATCACCCTGATTTCCAGCATATGGGGAACATGTGATCAGGTTGTGAAGTTCTTGGGAGGATAA